The Erigeron canadensis isolate Cc75 unplaced genomic scaffold, C_canadensis_v1 Conyza_canadensis_unscaffolded:108, whole genome shotgun sequence DNA segment AGAAATTTGGGATAGTAAATGCATGGCATGTTACATTTAAATTGGGATAGGATCAATACGAGCCACCGGGACACATACCAAATGGTTAGCTCTAGTAAGTGTGAGCCCAAAACCCTCCTCCATGTCAACACTAGGTAGATTTCCATCTTTCCCGGCCTTCCAGTCAAAGCACTGAATCATGGCGCCAAGAGTTGTGTGTATCATAATTTGTGCAAGTGATATCCCGGGGCACAACCTCCTCCCACTACCAAATGGTAACATTTGAAAGTGTTGCCCTCTCACATCAAACTCGTTATCTTTTTCTTGGAATCTTTCCGGACAAAATTCATTTGGGTTTTCCCAATGATTTGGGTCTCTACCAAGGGCCCACAAATTGATAAATATGAGAGTTTTTGCTGGGATATAGTAACCAGCTACCATGAAATCTTCCGTTGATTGTCTTGCTAAAACTGGTAGAGCTGGATGGAGACGGAATGTTTCCTTCACGATTGCTTGGAGGTATGGAAGGTTTGGTATATCTGATTCTTGCAAAAGTCTTTTTTTACCAACTACTTGATTGATTTCTTCAAGTGCCTTGTTCATGATTTTTGGGTGATTGATTAGTTGTGATAAACACCATTCCATGGTACCTGCTGTAGTGTCTGTTGCAGCAAGAAAGAGGTCCTAAAATAAAAGATCGTAATTTTGTTAAGGGCGCGAGCCTTTTGAAAGTAATTGtacattttgaatgattagGTATCAAAAATTCAACTAACGCAAAACATAGCTTGTTAAATACCTAGATAGTTCAATTTGAGTAATTCGCTCTCAAAGTCATTTCCAAAATACCAAAACTGTATTTGGTCAAAAAGTAATCAGATGATGAAACTTTATATTACTTCTATCCGACCTCTTAGAATAACCATATGCAATTCCGCGAcaaaatagtttatttttcAAGTAGCAAATATTAGTAGTTAATTAATATGTTTTCCCCAAGTtagtaattaaatattaataccCGGAGTTGAACCCGAGAACTATAGAAAGGCAAAACCGACAAAGAGCTCTTTTAATGTTACCTTCATCGTTAAATAATGAGTTTGCaaaaatataattcaattaaTGTTACCAAGAAGAATGCTTTGATGTTTTCTCTGCTCAAATTGATTTCCATGCTCTCATCTTGTTCTATATGGAGTAGAATGTGGAGCAAGTCTTTCATTTCTCCACCATGCTTTCTTGCCTCTTCATGCTCTTTTATGATCCTTTCTATCATTACATCAAATCTTGCACGAAGCTTTTTCACCTGTTTCCCTAATCCCTGCAAGTCTATACCCTTAAACAACCATATGTAATCTGGAAGGTTAAACGTACCCGATGCCTGAACCATATCAGCAACCAAGCTCATCATATCATCTGCACTTTCCTCGTTATCATCTATACATCTTTCACCCATAAGCATTCTTGATATCACATTGTTAGTCAACTTCATTAGCTCCTTCTCAAGATCCATAGCCTTCCCAATTTTGGCCTTTTTcgatattaaatttataaagcCATTAATCTCTTCATACCTAACTGAACTAAGCATGTCAAGTGTTTTTCCATTTAGGAGATTCGACATAACTATCTTTTTCATGAACTTCCAGTATCGCCCATAAGGAGCAAACACAAGGTCTTTTGATCCATAAGTTATGTAATCCACTATTGAGTTTGCGGCTCTATCTAAAGACACATGCTCATGTGTTTTAAGGAATTCTTTTGCCATTTCCGGTGAACTAACAACAATACCAGGTTTCGAGCCCAAAAAAAGACTAAATATGGGCCCATAACGAGTCGAAAGCTTGTGAAAAGCTTGATGTGGGATGGGAGATAGTAGCAGTAGGTGAAGATGTCCAATGATTGGAAGGGCAAACGGGGTAGGCATAATGTGTAGAGATTTAGCACAAGTGGATTTCAAAAACACAAAGAGTAACAGGGTGGATATGAGGCTtgtaagaaagaaaagaaagtaagCTTCTAAGCCAGCCATGATTAAGTAATGcacaaaaacacatatataacaCTTTGTACAAATCATCAAACCTCTTATTGTCAACTACGAATTTCATTCCGCCCAATGGGCGGCGTAAGTTTTTGAAAACGTTTGCGTTTATGGGTGGGGTTAAAAAAACCACAAATTTATGGGAGACAAAAAATATTGAAAcgcaattttaaaaaattacaaaaggaATATActcaaccaaaaaataaaaaagagaaccaaaaaaacaaagagaaatatgaaaactaaatgaataagttatataaaaaaaacaaatgttacatgtgaaaaaggtataaaaatgaaatgtttcAAAAAGAGTACAAAAGAAATACAATgcaacaaattttttaaaaaaaagaacaaaaaaataatagtaaatcCACTTTACAAAATCCATAACCT contains these protein-coding regions:
- the LOC122584207 gene encoding cytochrome P450 93A3-like; the encoded protein is MAGLEAYFLFFLTSLISTLLLFVFLKSTCAKSLHIMPTPFALPIIGHLHLLLLSPIPHQAFHKLSTRYGPIFSLFLGSKPGIVVSSPEMAKEFLKTHEHVSLDRAANSIVDYITYGSKDLVFAPYGRYWKFMKKIVMSNLLNGKTLDMLSSVRYEEINGFINLISKKAKIGKAMDLEKELMKLTNNVISRMLMGERCIDDNEESADDMMSLVADMVQASGTFNLPDYIWLFKGIDLQGLGKQVKKLRARFDVMIERIIKEHEEARKHGGEMKDLLHILLHIEQDESMEINLSRENIKAFFLDLFLAATDTTAGTMEWCLSQLINHPKIMNKALEEINQVVGKKRLLQESDIPNLPYLQAIVKETFRLHPALPVLARQSTEDFMVAGYYIPAKTLIFINLWALGRDPNHWENPNEFCPERFQEKDNEFDVRGQHFQMLPFGSGRRLCPGISLAQIMIHTTLGAMIQCFDWKAGKDGNLPSVDMEEGFGLTLTRANHLVCVPVARIDPIPI